The following coding sequences lie in one Synechococcus sp. PCC 7336 genomic window:
- a CDS encoding precorrin-2 C(20)-methyltransferase, with amino-acid sequence MDKSFGTLWGVSVGPGRADWLTIAARHVLEDANAIACPQDRQGNPGMAYRIVREFLSGNRKILALDMPFVQDSATLTAAWDRAAAELLAILNCGGDVAFIAEGDVSFYSTFTHLARTVNERSPHIPIEVIPGVCSPLAAAAALKMPLSTWDEKVAIVPAMHGLEELERALDWADVVVLMKVAPVFDRVWQMLRERGLLAEAGLVEWLGWPRQKVFGSLAGLQDYRPPYFSMVIVRSQPMRFGRLDLDLPVL; translated from the coding sequence ATGGACAAATCGTTTGGAACGTTGTGGGGGGTCAGTGTGGGGCCGGGTCGTGCCGACTGGCTGACGATCGCCGCTCGGCACGTCTTAGAAGACGCGAACGCGATCGCCTGTCCCCAAGATCGCCAAGGCAATCCGGGCATGGCCTATCGGATTGTGCGGGAGTTTCTATCGGGCAATCGCAAGATTTTGGCCCTCGATATGCCCTTTGTGCAGGACTCAGCGACCTTGACAGCAGCTTGGGATCGGGCGGCCGCAGAATTGCTCGCAATTCTGAACTGTGGTGGCGATGTGGCGTTTATTGCCGAGGGGGATGTCAGTTTCTACAGTACGTTTACCCATTTAGCCCGAACCGTGAACGAGCGATCGCCCCACATTCCCATTGAGGTCATTCCGGGCGTGTGTTCGCCACTGGCGGCGGCGGCAGCGTTGAAAATGCCGCTGTCCACTTGGGATGAGAAGGTGGCAATTGTGCCTGCAATGCACGGCCTGGAGGAATTGGAGCGAGCTTTGGATTGGGCAGATGTGGTGGTGTTGATGAAGGTGGCCCCCGTCTTCGATCGCGTCTGGCAAATGTTGCGCGAGCGGGGTTTGCTGGCAGAGGCAGGGTTGGTGGAATGGCTGGGATGGCCGCGGCAAAAGGTGTTTGGCTCTTTGGCAGGGTTGCAGGACTATCGACCGCCCTATTTTTCCATGGTTATTGTGCGATCGCAGCCCATGCGTTTCG